The nucleotide window GGCAGGCCAGGACCACTGCTCCATCTCTTGGGACCTAAGCCACCAGGTGTCCTGCAGAGCCTGCCCGGTAGAAGGTAGCAACAGCTTAGTTTTCACCTGATGGGGAAGAGTACCCTTAAGTCACAGGTGTGGCTCTACAGAACAAGCAGATGGTTGGATACGTTTAAATAATCAAGCTTTTTCAAACAGAAGCCAAACACTcctcgtgggcttccctggtggctcagctggtaaagaattgcctgcaatgtgggagaccagggtttgatccctgggttgggaagatccctggaggacgccatggcaacccactctgtattattcttgcctggagaatccccatgggcagaggagcctgcaggctacagtccatggggtcgcaaagagtcagacacgactgagcgactaagcacagcacagtgatgTATAAAACGCAGAGAAACTCAACTCGTCTCTTTTCACCACAGGTATACGAGTGTTGGACTTCCCCACACCTGGGGTCAGAATGCTGCTCCTCTGTCACGTCCTCACTGTAGCTGTGGTCCAGACTTTTATCTTCTCTGAAAACCGGGTATTTGCCAAGAACATCAACTTCTATAATGTGCGGCCTCCTCTTGATCGTAAGTAGTGGTTGTCACCATTGTCCGTGACATGGGATCAGAATAACCAAAATCTCTGTTTCCCTATAGTAACCTTGCTGATTCTGGAACATTTGGTTTATATCATGCATAAATCGGAAAGTCTTCATTACTTCCATGGGTAAGGGTGACACATGGTGACAgaaattttctccatttctttaagaTGGTTTGGCTTCCTGCTGAAGTCTTAAAAGGGttcatgtttaaaataattttctgaacaCTGTCCTTAAGAATGGCTCAGCAGGGGAAATTCAGTGTTCTTTGCTGatctcttccttggagaaggattTTGACTATAGGAAGATTctgcataaattatatataaaatttcccctcctttctctctctgcagaCAAGTAAAACTTCTCTGATATACCTTATAGAGAATGTGTGATAGACAAAAATAGTTTTAGAAATGTTAATGCCAGTGGTTCACAAACCTGGAAGAGTAGCAGAATTATAACAAAAGcctttaaaattacatattcCTGGGTTTCTTCTCCAGAGATTCAGTAGTCAGGAGGGTGGGATGtgaaattctttctctttttgctcaCAGAGTCAGGTTTGGGAACAACTGTCTTTATACTCTTGATGAGGAGTGTTCATACTCCTGTATGGTTACCATTCTGCACTTGGTATTTTGTTATTTAGGACATTCAGTCCTTAGTAAGTAGGTGTGTACGCCTACTTACTACATAGCCATACACATGTACACCCCACACACCTTGAACTACCATTTATTATAAATTTCTAATTTGGTAGTGGTTGTATACTTGATAGCTTAGCATAGACATCATTATCATAAAATCTAAATTATTGACAAATATTTAACCTTTTAAGCCTGATATAACTTTATTATGAGCAAattattaaagatataaaattaatacttgATTATTATAGAAAATTCCAAAAAGGACTGGTAAATGTGTAGAATAAGAAAACTTATTCATAACCCCAAGATTCAGAGCGAACTCTTCTTTACATTTTGGCATACATTTTGACCAAGCCTGggttcacttatatgtggatttttttcaatagtaaatagtACTACACGGTCTGCAGAGGGACATATGGAGGGCTGACATGAGATTATGTGAGGATTTTCGACTGCATGttcttctgttgctttttctctgtatatgtttttaaatatgtatatgttttaaaatatgtgacaTACTGAGATCAAACATTTAATTTTGCAGTAGCGTTTATTCCTTTACATTGTATTTTGAATACATTTCCATGATTTTGAAAGTATCTTAATgtcttacattaaaaaatgttttcactcATACAGCTGGCagtgacacacacacaatcataaaCAAACTAAATGTTTATGCTTCactgaaaatctttttaaatgcatttttcactggCTAATGACCTTAGAACAGATTTTAGGAATTACTAAATCAAAAAGGTAGTGCCAATTTTCACATTAACTATTCAACTACCAGCAATgagttttagtattttttaaactgtaCTGAATTAGTAGGTGAAAAtggatttcattctttatttaccTATGCATAGGCAAAACTGAAATGCATTTGTGGTAACTGATTTTGTGTCCTCTGAGTTTTAGCTTTTGATAGTTTGCTCTTGGTTTATGCATCAAGAATACTCTCCCCTGTATGTGAAATACCCACCGCCTTCTAATTATCATCCCAACTTGGGGTCAGGTTGCTAGGATGGTTTGGGTTTGATCTTTATTTCAGTCTTCAAAAATAGAATTAAATGTTTCACACAGGGCTTTACACTCTGGTGTACAGAGAAATGTCAAATTTATCCGTTTGATTTCTTGCCCATCAAAATAACAAGATACAaggcagaaaaaagaaagcataaagacaaaaagaacatACTAGTTGTTATCATTCCAGATTGCCAGCAGTTCATAATTCTTGTTTCTATAACACCCTTGCCTGAGCACAAAGGCCTGAAAATTACTATCATCCTGATATTAAATGTTACATTCCTGGTTGATGTCTAATGTAGGGATAATTGACATATCAAATGAAATTACTTGTTTGAAGTTAAGCCTAGCTATAAAGCAAGTACATAGGGATGGAAATCAATGTGGTTTGATATGTCAGGGATCCTAAGAGAGATTTTTCATGCAGTCTCTTGTTTAACCTTTATTATACCTCTGCAAGTCATGGGGATCTTTCGGTTATAATAATAAATTACTTCTTAGTCAAAAGGGCAGAATCAAGCTCAGGTTAATGACTCCAGTTCTTTTCAGGGCCAATAATATATCAAAGTATTGGTCCCAATACTACCACCATCTTTGCCCATCCACTCAACTTTCACTTATTCCCAAATTATAATAGAACAATACCATGGATATTCCAAGTGGCTCATGGAATCATCTGCAGTACTCTGTAGTGCATATTCATAGatgaaatattcaaagaaaaggGGATAAAGAAAATGCCCCAAAGTCTGGCAGTTAAGCCCAGCttgatagaaaaagaaattgtaaGGATAAtgatttgtaaattttatttgctCTGGTAACAGTTGCTAATTTTATTCCGTATCTGATGTTTGAAAAATTTAACTATATTGTTTccctttgcaatttttttttaaagctacacCATTTCCAAACAGCTTCAAGTGTTTTACCTGTGAAAATGCAGGGGATAATTATAACTGCAATCGATGGGCAGAAGATAAATGGTGCCCACAAAGTAAGTGTGCTGAGTTTGGAACTCTTTTTGTGACCAGACCTCATTTAGATCTCTCTCAACTGGCTCTGAGTAAAGGCATCTTATGTGATGAGATTAGCAAACCAGCAGGCTGGTGACGTTCTATGGAAATCAGAGAACTTTTGACAAGACTATCACAGACATCAGACTAATCTGAGAGTACATGGAAACTGATGACATAGCCTCAATTTATAGTTGTGTGTGCTTTGAGGAagaatttaattaatatttaccaGTGAGAACAAATAGACCACAGTGTTGACTAAGGCATTCTAAGAATGTCAGAAATGTTTGATGATACTTCTAGAAAAGTCCTACTTACTGTAAAGCAAAAGATGGTTTCTGTCCTCTTGAGACACACTGATGCTTAAGTGACTCATTTGTTTACTTGACAAACGTTTGCGCATCTTTTTAGTTTGTTTAGTTGTCTGGTAGATCCCAGTGTGTAATCCAGTACCTGGACCATATTGGGCACTTGGTAAATATTGACAGAATGAATGGATGCCTTTGACTATATAGTCAGGAAATCTCTGAGGAATCTACATTTGCACTAAGACTCGAATGACCAGAACAAATCAGCTCTGTGGAGATCTATAGCGAAAACATGTCAGTAAGAGGGAACAGCAACGCAAGGGTAAGATTTGGCTTCTACAGTGAACAGGAAGGCTGGCTGGTGAGGCTTAGTGGAAGGGGGAGAAAGGATTTGATGGACATAAGGACCAggacatgcaggatcttcgttttGGTAAGAAGTTTAGATTTCATTGGAAATGTGTTGGGAGTTGAAGCTATAGAGTACAGATGCTAGGTGTATTGTAAAATATTGCTCTGGCTTCTGTGTGCAGAATGAATGGTTGGGGACAAGAGAAGAAGTGGGCACCAAGTGGGCTCTTTCATTATCTTTTAGGGCAGTAGAAGATGGTCTTAGACGAACATAGGGGGAGAGAAGATGAATGACTTAATACAGACAAACAAACTTGGATGCAAAGCAGACAGGATGTGCTGATAGAATTGAAAACCTCTACTTAGAACTATAAGGAAATCAGGCTGTTTGTATTTTAGGATACCCTGTTTTTTTTAGGTTTTCAGATGTGAAAGaccaacaaaaacaaactctTCCAGACTTAGCAATTACCAACTTAGATCTACTATTATTGTGAATCTTTTGGAAGTTTCTGTATCACTTTACGGCAGTGGAAGAGGCCTACCTCTTCCAGATAATGCCAGTGGGTTGTGAGTGTGCTGTGCTCCGTcgagtcctactctttgtgactccatggactgcagcccagcaggctgctctgtccatgggattctccaggcaagaatactggagtgggttgctgtgccagcccccaggggatcttccccagcccagggttgaacccacgtctctttcatctcctgcattggcaggtgggttctttaccactgagctacctgggaagcccttgatgaTGCCAATGGGTGGAGCCAATTGATGGTAACACTGGAGACCTCTAGGGGCCTGAGAATCTTATGCTCTAAGTTAGACAGATGACTATGACATTACATGGACAGCATTGTTCATCACTTCTTTTCAAGAATAATTCTGAAGATTTTGTTCTCTTACAGCTCTCGAGAGCACATGACTGGATTGTGCTTttgagtgcatgtgtgtctgtgcatgtattcttttgaggatttgtttctacattttcatAGACGCTTATTTCAATGTTTGCGAGGTAGGCAGATGCCTCTCTTTATTAGCTTGTGTGAGAGGGCTGGTAAAATTCATTAACCATTTGCTTTAAATTTCCCCGAGaactggcggggtggggggtggaggggggaggatTTGGCACAGCAGTAGATTGGGGCATTGATGTCCAGCCTCTTTATGACTGTCACCCATTCTTTTGAATTTTACCAAATGCTGTTCAAAAGGAAAAGGGAGCAACCAAGGATGAgttggttagacagcatcactgactcaatggacatgagtttgagccaactctgggagatggtgaaggacctgaaagcctggagtgctgcagtccatggggtcgcaaagagtcggacatgactgagcaagtgaacaacaacaaaacgctGTTTCTACTAGTTCTGTACATGTTCCAATTTGTAATTCATTAATCAAAGCCACTTTTAAGGGAACTTGCATGGGCATTTCTGGGTTTTGGAACTTTGTTGGAACATGGGAGCAAAAGAGGGATGCTGCAGTTTTCTGCCTCCAAGAAAATGTCAGGGAGGAGAGATGGACACGAGATGACCCTGCATTCCAGCGTGTGTGACTGTACACCAGCCAAGCCCCCCAGACAATAATCATCTGGAGTTCTGAGGCTGTGACTGCTTACCTTTCAGCTTGTCATTATCAAGGGGAGTGAGAGTCAACCATTTCTTGGGACAAACAGGCCTGTGGCTATTGTTCTTTGTCATCTCAGGTTTTCCTTTATGGCTCTGCTTCTGCCATCAGCCAGTGGTATTAAAATAGAGTCTCTAGGTAACAAAATACGACAAGAATGACACTTATTATTTTGTTTACCCCGGTTCTTACTCTGACTTTGTAGGGCTGCTTTAGCCTGTGTGACAGACTCTATGAACACATGCACCTACCAGTTTTCGATTTTGTCTGGAGTACAAATTGGAATGCCTTTCAGAACATGGAGTGGTTCTCTCTCCTTCTGAGTCCCAGTCAGCTGCTCTTGTAGAGGTGCTCTGCTGATGCTCGGCTCAATGCTGTGTACAGAGAGGCACAGTTGTGTGCAGGTGGAGAGCACAAACCCTGGAAAACCACCTCCACAAGAATCTCATCTTCCATCACTTTCTACCCATGTGACTGTGAGCCTCAGTGTTTTATCCGTGAAATGACGATATTACTATGATTTGTCTTAAGGCCCAttgtgaggactgaatgagtgaatgcatATTAGAAGAGTGCCTGGTTGCTGGTACACAACGTGCATTTGCTGTTGCTGACATGAAAGCTTACAACAAGTCTATCCAAATGCAAGTGCACTTACCGTTTTGCTAAAAAGAAAGTCAGCTCAAAGGCTGTCACATGGCTTACTCACTTGTGACAGAGGCAGCTCTCTAAGTCCTGTCTTCTCAACTTTAGTCGAGttttcctcctccctgcccctacTTTTTTGGCAACTGCTGCTTTAGTCCCTTCTCAGTAAACTAAGAAGCAGTTCACTGGCCTGAGATATCTAGAATACGAGGCACAGAGCTAAAGTAGAATGTCCCAGAGTAGTGAGAGAAATTGGTTTCTTGAGAGAACTCTTAAGTAATAAAATGTGAATGGTTAAAGGTACCTTTGTGTGAAAATGAACTAGACAAgcagaggaggacagagaaggTAAGAGAGAactaaagaggaagagaaaatacagaaatactTTGGGGATAAATCACACGCGTTGGGAGGATTAGAGCCTGAAGAACTAGATGAGTAAGGAAAGCGCCTTGGCGTGTAAGGTGAAGCACCTGCTTTCACCCCAGTTTGCCACATGGCCTGTTAGTATATAAAGAAACAATGAGACAGGAAGAGCTGTGGCCCACTTCCTTTTTacatttatgctgctgctaagtctcttcagtcctgtccgactctgtgcgacctcatagacggcagcccaccaggctcccccgtccctgggattctccaggcaagaacactggagtgggctgccatttccttctccagtgcatgaaagtgaaaagtgaaagtgaagttgctcagttctgtccaaccctcagtgaccccatggactgcagccttccaggctcctccatccatgggattttccacatttatagttttcattttattttagagtTACAGAACATGTGcttcagagggagagagaaagatacTGCCACTTTCTTATGACATGAGCAGACCTGGAGTTTTGATGAAAGTCTTGTTCAGTTGTTTTTTCAGCTTTGCCTTGCACCAAAGGATAACTGcccatttatattcattttaaaaatgcacatactTCAGAAGCTAGTACCTATTCAGAAAAACCACCTAGAAACTTAAGGATCGTCCTGAATTTTAGTCATTTCTGAAGTGATTGTTCAAaggtttttgtgtatgtgtgatgtAAAAAGTGAAATTGATTTTTCCCCCCTGCCTAGATACGCAATACTGTTTGACAGTACATCACTTTACCAGTCACGGAAGAAGTATATCCATCACCAAAAAGTGTGCCTCCAGAAGTGAATGTCATTTTGTTGGCTGCCACCACAGCCAAGATTCTGAACACACGGTAAGGAGTGTGTGTGTAAAGTTATTGTCCAAAAGTTTCTTGATGTTTGGTTGTATATAGAGGCAGGATGGATATATAATGTCAAAGGTGTATACTTTGAGAGACTCCCTTACACTGATACAAAGGAGATGAAAGAAGGTGAAGACTTTCTGTCCATCAAACAGTATCACTACTAAAAATGAATGACAATTCTCAGACTCCAGAGACCCTAGGTTCTTAACCTTGGACTTTGGGTGAGTTGCCTGAAGTAAGCTCTGGAATTCCAAGAGTAAACCATCCCTGCATGAAAGGATGACCAGTGCTACAGAGCCCAACTTATGTATTTTGTTTACAGCCAAAAATCACCAAGAATGTTACACAGAGAAGGTGCAAAGAGGAAAATGGTGACACCTTTTATAAAGAAAACCTTGTCTTACTGTCTCTGCTTAGATGAAGTGAGAGTCTGAAAGATTAATACCAGCTTATTATGATGAACTATAGGTAACATTTTAGATCAATTggttgcttcagttttctcattctaCCACTTTAAATGAGCATGACTCTTTTATATGCCTGGAATCCTGAAATGTTTGAGAAGAAAATTACTTAACAGTGTATTAATCTCATGAGATCTTAGAATTCAGTTTAGCCTATACATACATAAAACGGTCCTGACAccagtggctttttaaaaaaaagttattttagtatagttgatttacaacatcgtattaatttctgctgtagaacaaagtgattccattatactttgtcatattcttttccattgtggtttatcacagaatactgaatagagttccctgtgctacacagtaggaccttcttATGTATCCATcatttatataatagtttgcatctatcCCAAATTcccactccttccttctcctacccccttggcaaccactagtctgttttctgtgcctgtgactctgtttctgttttgtggataagTTTGTGTGCTGACCACTAGTGGCTTTTAGCTCTGGCTACACAGGAGAATCTCCTGGAGCTTTTCATAGGCTCTGGTAAGGGGGTTGCAGTGGGCAGACTCAGACCAATTGAAACAGAACTTCAGAGTGAGGTCCTGGGCATCAGGATTTTTTTGGTAAGCTTCCTCAGGGTGATTCTGATGTGCAACCAAGATTGAGAACTACTGAGATAGATAATTTATCTTACCTGGCCCTTCTGGGAGCCATTTGATGTAGACACTTTATCCTGAAAGCCTCTGTGAATGTCTGGGTTTATCAGGTGGAGGTGTTATACCAGGCATTACGACAAGTGCATGCTTCTCTCGAAACAAGCTTGTGCTGCGAGAGCTAGCGTTTTTCACCAGTCAGCAGCCAGATTAGCAAGCCAGCGTCACTGTAAAGATAGGGATGAGGCGTTAGTATAGACAATAGAGTCATAATTATCCCCTACCAAGTAGtactgagaaagaaaatcaatgacTGATCCACAAGGTTCCtagctttcatttctgtttcggTGTTTCCCCTTGCAAACCGTCAGGAGATTTGTTGACTCCATAAACAGTCTTACtccatttgcctttctcttgctTATGCCTGGGTTGATGCAGATAAATCACAGTCAAAGTGAAAAGACTCTCAAGATGGTTTTTACTTTGAGGTCAGTTGTGGGGAAGGGTGCCCAAGGGCCTGGATGACTCATAGATCAAAAACCAACTCAGTTCTGTCCTCAGAGCGGTTTCTAACCTCCTGCTGTTTGCGCTTCAGTTACTGTCTCATTGAAGTCACTTAAGAGACCCCCAAGCCAAAACTGCCAAGCCTGTCCTAAATTCCTGGAAAGTTCCACTTAGAAAAATTACAGCGTGAAAATTTACCTAGTAGGAGACAAGCTGGTGGAGTAGAGGATGTGAGCTCACCTTTTCTTATGAAAATACCAACAAGCACAGCTAAGAGCTGCACAAGCATAGACAAAAcatgctggaacccaccaaaaaagatatcctacaCCCAAAGACAGAGATGGTAGAAGAggtgcaatcatgataaaatcaaatcccatactggCCACATGGGCAATCCATAAGCTGAAGAATTATTAGAGAagttctcccacaggagtgagagttccgagccccacatcaggctcccctgcctGGCAAGGGGAGTTTGGCAATGGAGGAGGAGCCCCCAGAGAATCACTGGCCCTTTTGAAGGccagggcttccctaatggctcgttggtaaagaatctgcctgcaaagcgggagacccaggttcgatccctgggttgggaagatccactagccgagggcatggcaacccactccagtactcttgcctggaggagtccatggatagaggaacctggcaggctacagtccgcaggacagcacagagttggacatgactgaagcaactaagcagcagcagtggagtcTGTCTTAGGAATTCCACTGGACCGGGGGAAACAGAAACTCTACTCCTGGAGGGCACACAGATGGTCTTGTGTGCACTAGAACCCAGGGAAAAAAGCAGGGACCTCTTAAGGGCCTGAGCCAGACCTACCTACTGGTATTGGAGAGTCTCCAggccaggctgtgtgtgtgtgtggctcactGCAGGGACGCAGACACTGGCAGTGGTAGTTCTGGAGAGTACTCACTGGCATGAACCCTCTGGAAGGTCACCAGAtcagagagaaattaaaaacacaatcccatttaccatcagatcaaaaagaataaaaatacatagaaatagaCCTACCCAGGAGGCAAAGGACTTGTACTCTAAAACTAGATATGgatgaaagaaatcgaagaggacacaaacagatggaaagatataccatgttcttgaatTAGAAGAATCAGTGTTGTCAAAGTGACTCTACTACCCAAGTAATATACAGcctcagtgcaatccctatcgaattaccagtggcatttttcacaaaactagaacaaaaaatttattttgtatggagacacaaaaggccCTGAGTAACCAAAGCAGTTCTGAGAAAGAAAAGCTGAAGGAATCAGGCTCCCCAACTTCAGACTACACtgctacaaaactacagtaatcaaaacagtatgatactggcacaaagccAGAAATATAGACCCATGAAAAACCTAGAAATAACAACACAGCCCAGAAATCAATCCAAGTACTTGTGGTCAAcgaatctacaacaaaggaagtgagaatatacaatggagataaGACTGTTTCTTCaaaaagtgatgctgggaaaactgaccactcacatgtaaaataatgaaattataatattttttaacaccacacacaaaaataaactcaaaatggattaaagacctaaatgtaagattggatactataaaacttgtagaggaaaacatagaaagaaCACTCTTGAacacaaatcacagcaatatcttttttgatcaaTCTCTAGagtaatagaaacaaaaacaaacccaaatgaGACCTAATGAAacaaaagcttttgtacaataaaggaaatcataaacaaaatgaaaagataacccacagaatgggagaaaatatttgtaaatgaagcCACCAACAAGGGATTACTCTGCAAAATATACTGACAGCTAATGTAGCTCaatatacataaaaaaaaaaccacaatccaaaaatgggcagaagatctaaatagacatttctctgaagaagacatacagatggccaaaaggcatgtgaagagatgctcaatatcactaattatcagagcaatgcaaatcaaaactataagatatcacctcataccagtcagaatggccatcatcaaaaagtctacaaacaatgaaggctggagaagatgtggagagaagggaaccctgcTATACTGTAAGTCATTactcttttgaaaaattttgcacttaaataaaaatttatatactcacattaaaaaaaaattctgtcctcAGAGCTGGAGAAGGTTTTTGTTTAACCCTCCCCTCTTCTTCCCATTACTCACTGGCtctccccctcttctcttccttttgtaACAGGAGTGTAGGTCTTGCTGTGAGGGGATGATCTGCAATGTTGAATTACCCACCAACCACACAAATGCGGTCTTCGCTGTGATGCACGCTCAGAGGACGTCCGGCAGCGGTGTCCCTGTGCTCTACCTACCGGTGTTGGCCTGGGCCTTCGTGCTGCCGTTGATATAAGGCcaccttcctgggagaggcagagacCAGTCCTCTGAAGCACAAGCTAACAACTGTAAAATGGCGAACTTTGAAGACCAATCTCTTCAAGATTGAAGGATGTGCATTGGACCTCACAGCAGAAGCCAGCTGTTTGCTTAGCTCAGGTACTCCTGCAGGAGGCCACGAGGAAGAGGACTTGGCAGGGACTGAGTGATTACGTAGCTGTTAGGTTTCTTGATCAAAAGGGCTGCATTTTGTCTATTCTGCAAGGAGGGTCCTGCCAACATCTACCACAGGCAGGTTCAGTAGCCTGTGTTGTCCCCTCCAGACCAGACCTTTAGGGGAAAGGACTCCTTGACCTAATTGACTCCTTCAGGGGCTGCTGGAACAGACCCTCTCGATTCTGTGACTGGTTCAGAGCATCTCTGTGAAATCTAATCCTTCCCTCAAGAGAAAGCAGTTTCCCCACTGAGGGTATAG belongs to Capra hircus breed San Clemente chromosome 2, ASM170441v1, whole genome shotgun sequence and includes:
- the LYPD6B gene encoding ly6/PLAUR domain-containing protein 6B isoform X1; this translates as MLCPWVRVAGSKRGGKEKIKKDVPCRNPFSWQGSTLHSGTRMNILSKERTPKIKTSTRGIRVLDFPTPGVRMLLLCHVLTVAVVQTFIFSENRVFAKNINFYNVRPPLDPTPFPNSFKCFTCENAGDNYNCNRWAEDKWCPQNTQYCLTVHHFTSHGRSISITKKCASRSECHFVGCHHSQDSEHTECRSCCEGMICNVELPTNHTNAVFAVMHAQRTSGSGVPVLYLPVLAWAFVLPLI
- the LYPD6B gene encoding ly6/PLAUR domain-containing protein 6B isoform X3, with protein sequence MLCPWVRVAGSKRGGKEKIKKGIRVLDFPTPGVRMLLLCHVLTVAVVQTFIFSENRVFAKNINFYNVRPPLDPTPFPNSFKCFTCENAGDNYNCNRWAEDKWCPQNTQYCLTVHHFTSHGRSISITKKCASRSECHFVGCHHSQDSEHTECRSCCEGMICNVELPTNHTNAVFAVMHAQRTSGSGVPVLYLPVLAWAFVLPLI
- the LYPD6B gene encoding ly6/PLAUR domain-containing protein 6B isoform X4 translates to MNILSKERTPKIKTSTRGIRVLDFPTPGVRMLLLCHVLTVAVVQTFIFSENRVFAKNINFYNVRPPLDPTPFPNSFKCFTCENAGDNYNCNRWAEDKWCPQNTQYCLTVHHFTSHGRSISITKKCASRSECHFVGCHHSQDSEHTECRSCCEGMICNVELPTNHTNAVFAVMHAQRTSGSGVPVLYLPVLAWAFVLPLI
- the LYPD6B gene encoding ly6/PLAUR domain-containing protein 6B isoform X5 — translated: MLLLCHVLTVAVVQTFIFSENRVFAKNINFYNVRPPLDPTPFPNSFKCFTCENAGDNYNCNRWAEDKWCPQNTQYCLTVHHFTSHGRSISITKKCASRSECHFVGCHHSQDSEHTECRSCCEGMICNVELPTNHTNAVFAVMHAQRTSGSGVPVLYLPVLAWAFVLPLI
- the LYPD6B gene encoding ly6/PLAUR domain-containing protein 6B isoform X2, with amino-acid sequence MLCPWVRVAGSKRGGKEKIKKDVPCRNPFSWQGSTLHSGTRMNILSKERTPKIKTSTRGIRVLDFPTPGVRMLLLCHVLTVAVVQTFIFSENRVFAKNINFYNVRPPLDHTQYCLTVHHFTSHGRSISITKKCASRSECHFVGCHHSQDSEHTECRSCCEGMICNVELPTNHTNAVFAVMHAQRTSGSGVPVLYLPVLAWAFVLPLI